In the genome of Streptomyces aquilus, the window GGACATGCGCAGGACGACGACCCGGACGTCGGCCACGTCGGTCAGCTCCAGCAGGAAGCGGTGGGCGGCGGCGAAGAACAGGGGGCCGTCGATGCGGTACGCCACGATGTGCTCGGCCAGCAGGGCGTGCTCCTCGGCGCTGTGGTCGCCCCGGTCGAGGGGCACCTGGTCGAAGCGGGCCTGCTTGGCCACGGCCCGCAGGGCGAGGGCGCCCGCCGCGGCGAGGCCGATGATCACGGCGTAGACCAGGTCCAGGACCAGGGTCGCCGCGGCGGTCAGGACGAGGATCAGCGCGTCGGAGCGGGTGGCCTTCGCCATGGCCCGCAGTGAGCCGGTCTCGACCATGCGGACCGCGGTGGCCAGCAGCACGCCGGCGAGCGCGGCGAGCGGGATCCTCGACACGAGGGGTGCCGCCGCGAAGACGATGACGGCGAGGATCGCGGCGTGGGTGAGGGCGGCCAGCCGGGAGCTCGCGCCGGTGCGGACGTTGACGGCGGTGCGGGCGATGGCGCCGGTCGCCGGGACGCCTCCGAACAGCGGGGCGGCGATGTTCGCCAGGCCCTGGCCGAACAGTTCCCGGTCCGGGTCGTGCTTCTGACCCACCGTCATCCCGTCCGCCACCGAGGCGGACAGCAGGGACTCCAGGGCCGCCAGCGCCGCGACCGCCACGGCCGGGGCGAGCAGCGTGCCGAGCGAGCCGAGCTCCAGGAAGGACAGCGAGGGAGCGGGCAGCCCGGACGGCAGGTCGCCGATCGGCCGCGCCGCGTCCAGGCCCGCGGCCTGGGCGACCACCGTGGCGGCGGCGACCGCGAGGAGGGAGAAGGGGACGGTGGGTCGCCACCTGGCACCGACGAGCATGACCACCGCGACGGCGCCGGCGAATCCGACCGCGGTCCAGTTCGGGGACGTCGCGAACGCCTCGACCGCCCGCCAGGCCACCACCAGCACCCGGTCGCCCTCGGGCTTGGGCACGCCGAGCGCGTTGGGGATCTGCTGGAGGCCGATGACGCAGGCGATGCCGAGCGTGAAGCCCTCGACGACGGGGGCGGGCACGTACTGCATGTACCGGCC includes:
- a CDS encoding SulP family inorganic anion transporter; this encodes MRATARAVRARIGALLPRRDDFAEMRRDPRRDLLAGLTVAIVALPLALGFGVSSGLGAAAGLATAVVAGALAAVFGGSNLQVSGPTGAMTVVLVPIVGEYGPTGVLTVGVMAGVMLVALAALRAGRYMQYVPAPVVEGFTLGIACVIGLQQIPNALGVPKPEGDRVLVVAWRAVEAFATSPNWTAVGFAGAVAVVMLVGARWRPTVPFSLLAVAAATVVAQAAGLDAARPIGDLPSGLPAPSLSFLELGSLGTLLAPAVAVAALAALESLLSASVADGMTVGQKHDPDRELFGQGLANIAAPLFGGVPATGAIARTAVNVRTGASSRLAALTHAAILAVIVFAAAPLVSRIPLAALAGVLLATAVRMVETGSLRAMAKATRSDALILVLTAAATLVLDLVYAVIIGLAAAGALALRAVAKQARFDQVPLDRGDHSAEEHALLAEHIVAYRIDGPLFFAAAHRFLLELTDVADVRVVVLRMSRVSTMDATGALLLKDAVERLHRRGILVLASGVRAGQRQVLDSTGALALLRHEGREYATTPEAIRAARDHLETAGLLPARAEAPSRTSSEEAAR